Proteins encoded in a region of the Xylocopa sonorina isolate GNS202 chromosome 11, iyXylSono1_principal, whole genome shotgun sequence genome:
- the Sel gene encoding canopy family protein seele isoform X1 — translation MSFNFLIKYNMKNLILILSILFINAFVKGTEIDNKLLKCLVCRSTVKEIEAELAKIDPSREIEIGNYRLDAQGNIIHKKVPLAQSEVHISEMLDNVCEKMSDYVRATYKSNGQLTILNLIDPSGGMNPEISKVDVIQDGDLNKSLKYYCEQIVEEFEDSMISLLIRKENNIKEQLCTNTANLCNSADFNQDDEEDVESDNNEHYEL, via the exons ATGTCATTTAATTTCTTAATAAAGTACAAT ATGAAAAACCTAATATTGATACTTTCCATTTTATTTATAAACGCTTTTGTCAAAGGCACTGAAATTGATAATAAGCTTTTAAAATGTTTAG TTTGTAGATCAACGGTGAAAGAAATTGAAGCAGAGTTAGCAAAAATTGATCCTTCAAGAGAAATTGAAATAGGTAATTATAGATTAGATGCACAAGgaaatattattcataaaaAG GTTCCACTTGCCCAATCTGAAGTACATATATCTGAAATGCTAGATAATGTTTGCGAAAAAATGTCAGACTACGTAAGGGCAACATATAAATCAAATGGTCAGTTGACAATTTTAAATCTCATAGATCCATCTGGTGGTATGAACCCTGAAATAAGCAAAGTTGATGTTATACAGGATGGAGATTTGAATAAAAGTTTGAAATATTAT TGTGAGCAAATAGTGGAAGAGTTTGAAGATTCTATGATTTCATTACTAATTCGCAAAGAGAACAACATTAAAGAGCAATTATGTACAAATACTGCAAATCTGTGTAATTCTGCAGATTTTAATCAAGATGATGAGGAAGATGTTGAAAGTGATAATAATGAACATTATGAATTATAA
- the Sel gene encoding canopy family protein seele isoform X2 encodes MFRSTVKEIEAELAKIDPSREIEIGNYRLDAQGNIIHKKVPLAQSEVHISEMLDNVCEKMSDYVRATYKSNGQLTILNLIDPSGGMNPEISKVDVIQDGDLNKSLKYYCEQIVEEFEDSMISLLIRKENNIKEQLCTNTANLCNSADFNQDDEEDVESDNNEHYEL; translated from the exons ATGTTTAG ATCAACGGTGAAAGAAATTGAAGCAGAGTTAGCAAAAATTGATCCTTCAAGAGAAATTGAAATAGGTAATTATAGATTAGATGCACAAGgaaatattattcataaaaAG GTTCCACTTGCCCAATCTGAAGTACATATATCTGAAATGCTAGATAATGTTTGCGAAAAAATGTCAGACTACGTAAGGGCAACATATAAATCAAATGGTCAGTTGACAATTTTAAATCTCATAGATCCATCTGGTGGTATGAACCCTGAAATAAGCAAAGTTGATGTTATACAGGATGGAGATTTGAATAAAAGTTTGAAATATTAT TGTGAGCAAATAGTGGAAGAGTTTGAAGATTCTATGATTTCATTACTAATTCGCAAAGAGAACAACATTAAAGAGCAATTATGTACAAATACTGCAAATCTGTGTAATTCTGCAGATTTTAATCAAGATGATGAGGAAGATGTTGAAAGTGATAATAATGAACATTATGAATTATAA
- the LOC143429369 gene encoding protein dispatched-like isoform X1, producing the protein MENKIVKMEVWWFSRVIAHHPYTILMAILIFSSTCLIVPLAIKKFPDFSDPQLGFEARGTILAQRLIAWQNLLEASKPKGQLIDNPLEYYYYAQQLNLQNLQSPIMPNHSWVGQGIVRKKPKSKKKGRKKYQTQVNGKEDEMDTVEVKDKWKELIELKNKNKLDIVKDYKNQDHIDSENFFCNLPSSAYARVVIGRSSKDTNLWSMEGVLAQCYIDAELRSNPHFPSLCQTQLEHNNLGQKCCRSWSPANYVALLSNRSSCLGVTENDLSRVETLLKRCIYYYKNRHLTSNCAEDLNCQRHVPVECYMHNAAYHLLHYLLDIDFISDYKQDPQNKLNSTLQYAMLFLPIAASSATLDFYRGLNNDGLSYGRFSVKGMQLGLKSILFDRLLVSDSILLLIGFTFVTFCIWAYTGSLLLTVTTITAVIFSLGISYALYTLVLHIKFFPFMNLLAIVVAVGIGADDAFIYCKIWERGKEQKIPDNGLVKLVQQTMKHAIPSMFVTSLTTAVAFFASVVSNVTAINCFSLFSGMTVLANFLLMITWLPACVVVSERFRLGVLSPVSFITRKIIRPLQQLGDKVATGFNAFLTRIVINFRWCWLLGLGIIAIVCCIIVFKYPGLQLPDSADFQLFDSSHPFEQYDLIYSRKFWFEKHETIDNGDVLPLRFVWGIKPIDNGNYLDPSLIGTPEWDESFDVSHPQSQVWLEKFCRDLRAQPFYRSTLGPLLPNCFIESLNNWMQRRCDDAIDSRINYMPCCNESKFPYNASTLQRCAAEANAELYRTPSYLWVRNGVSAGLKFFNEPNLTQIQILNETNSLTMPTLKIKALVVEYESIYNYSLSFSNMDQFFHEVETWMQNQLKSAPLGMRGGWFVSRLEFYELQRTLYEGTVWAMGVSLILALIVLAFVTFNPLISLYAIITIGAAITVTIAGLILLGWKLNVLESVAVSTAIGLTVDFSLHYVVSYKACTSEEREDRVKTALTQMGGPTLMASLTSGAAGALMLPSSVLAYIQIGIFLLLVMVISWIYATFFLCSVLAIIGPSSHFAQFQYPRLNSVWNYVRKNKSGNVPDASTDSSRTRRKVKGKGMWSESTLSTSSTVCQFHCNEIETFTRPPPSPSLPPSPTSALLQHDGGQVM; encoded by the exons ATGGAAAATAAAATTGtcaagatggaagtgtggtggTTTTCTCGAGTGATAGCTCACCATCCTTATACCATTTTAATGGCGATACTTATTTTTTCTTCAACATGTTTGATTGTTCCCTTAGCCATTAAAAAGTTTCCAGACTTCTCTGATCCTCAATTA GGCTTTGAAGCAAGAGGCACAATATTAGCACAAAGGCTTATCGCTTGGCAAAATTTATTGGAAGCAAGTAAGCCGAAAGGACAGTTGATTGATAATCCTttagaatattattattatgcgCAACAACTAAATCTACAG AATTTACAGAGTCCTATTATGCCAAATCATAGTTGGGTTGGCCAGGGTATTGTCAGAAAGAAACCTAAAAGTAAGAAAAAGGGAAGAAAGAAATATCAAACACAAGTAAATGGTAAAGAGGATGAAATGGATACAGTTGAAGTTAAAGACAAATGGAAAGAATTGATTgagttaaaaaataaaaataaattggacATAGTTAAAGATTATAAAAACCAAGACCATATTGACAGTGAGAATTTTTTTTGTAATTTGCCATCTTCTGCTTATGCACGTGTGGTTATTGGTCGAAGTTCTAAAGATACTAACTTATGGTCAATGGAAGGTGTATTAGCACAATGTTATATAGATGCAGAGCTTAGATCAAATCCTCACTTTCCTTCTTTATGTCAGACGCAGTTAGAACATAACAATCTAGGACAGAAGTGTTGTAGAAGTTGGTCACCGGCAAATTACGTTGCGCTTTTATCCAACCGAAGTTCATGTTTGGGCGTGACGGAAAATGATCTTAGCCGCGTAGAAACCCTTTTGAAAAGATGCATTTATTATTACAAAAATCGTCACCTGACATCAAATTGTGCAGAAGATTTAAATTGTCAAAGACATGTTCCAGTTGAATGTTATATGCATAATGCAGCTTATCATTTATTGCATTACTTGTTAGATATTGATTTTATTTCGGATTAT AAACAAGATCCCCAAAATAAGTTAAATTCAACATTACAATATGCCATGTTATTTTTACCAATTGCTGCAAGTTCAGCCACTTTAGACTTTTATAGGGGATTAAACAATGATGGTTTATCCTATGGAAGATTTAGTGTAAAAGGAATGCAGCTAGGTTTAAAAAGTATATTGTTTGATCGATTATTAGTTTCAGATTCAATTTTATTGCTCATTGGTTTCACCTTTGTAACATTTTGTATATGGGCATATACTGGTTCCTTATTATTAACTGTTACGACTATTACTGCAGTTATTTTTAGTCTTGGCATTTCATATGCATTATATACTTTAGTTTTACATATCAAGTTTTTCCCGTTTATGAATCTGTTGGCAATTGTCGTTGCTGTAG GAATAGGTGCGGATGATGCATTTATATATTGTAAAATTTGGGAAAGAGGAAAAGAACAAAAGATACCAGATAATGGATTAGTTAAACTGGTGCAACAAACAATGAAGCATGCTATTCCGTCTATGTTTGTCACATCCTTAACTACCGCTGTAGCGTTTTTTGCATCAGTTGTTAGTAATGTTACTGCTATAAACTGCTTCAG TTTATTTTCCGGGATGACTGTTCTTGCAAATTTTCTGCTAATGATTACTTGGTTACCAGCATGCGTTGTGGTATCGGAACGATTCAGATTGGGTGTTTTGTCTCCCGTGAGTTTTATAACACGAAAAATTATTCGACCTTTACAACAATTGGGAGATAAAGTGGCAACGGGTTTCAACGCTTTTCTTACAAGGATAGTTATCAATTTTCGATGGTGTTGGTTGTTGGGCCtgggtataatagcaatagtatGTTGCATTATTGTTTTCAAGTATCCAGGCTTACAATTGCCTGATTCTGCTGATTTTCAATTATTTGATAGTTCTCATCCATTTGAACAATATGATTTAATATATTCTCGTAAATTCTGGTTTGAAAAACATGAAACG ATTGACAATGGAGATGTACTGCCACTGAGATTTGTATGGGGCATTAAACCAATCGATAATGGCAATTATTTAGATCCAAGTTTAATAGGTACACCAGAATGGGATGAATCTTTTGATGTATCTCATCCACAGTCACAAGTGTGGCTGGAAAAATTTTGTCGTGATTTGCGAGCTCAACCTTTCTATCGTAGTACTTTGGGACCTTTACTTCCTAATTGTTTTATTGAATCATTAAATAATTGGATGCAAAGACGCTGTGACGATGCTATCGACTCACGCATTAACTATATGCCGTGTTGTAATGAATCTAAATTTCCGTATAACGCTAGCACTTTACAACGATGTGCAGCTGAGGCAAATGCAGAATTATACCGCACACCTTCCTATCTGTGGGTTCGTAATGGTGTTTCTGCCGGTTTAAAATTCTTCAATGAACCTAACCTTACACAAATACAAatattaaatgaaacaaattccTTAACAATGCCAACACTTAAAATTAAAGCTCTAGTTGTCGAATATGAAAGCATATATAACTACAGTCTTTCTTTCTCAAATATGGATCAATTTTTTCACGAG GTAGAGACGTGGATGCAAAATCAATTAAAAAGTGCTCCACTAGGAATGCGTGGTGGTTGGTTTGTTAGTAGATTAGAATTTTATGAATTACAGCGAACATTATATGAAGGTACTGTTTGGGCAATGGGAGTTTCATTGATATTAGCTCTCATAGTGTTGGCATTCGTAACATTCAATCCTCTTATTAGTCTATATGCAATTATAACAATTGGTGCAGCAATTACAGTAACAATTGCCGGTTTGATTCTTCTTGGTTGGAAATTGAATGTTTTAGAAAGTGTTGCAGTGTCTACAGCAATAG GATTAACTGTAGATTTCAGTTTACACTATGTAGTAAGTTATAAAGCATGTACCTCTGAAGAAAGAGAGGACAGAGTAAAGACAGCTCTTACTCAAATGGGTGGTCCAACTTTAATGGCCTCTCTCACAAGTGGTGCCGCTGGTGCTCTTATGTTACCTTCATCTGTATTGGCATATATTCAAATTGGTATATTTTTGTTACTTGTAATGGTCATAAGTTGGATATATGCTACATTCTTCCTGTGTTCAGTACTAGCAATTATTGGTCCATCATCCCATTTTGCTCAGTTTCAATATCCCAG ATTAAATTCAGTATGGAATTATGTCCGCAAAAACAAGTCTGGAAACGTGCCTGATGCAAGTACAGATAGCAGTAGGACTAGAAGAAAGGTTAAGGGAAAAGGGATGTGGTCAGAATCTACTTTAAGTACATCCAGTACCGTATGTCAATTCCATTGTAATGAAATAGAAACTTTTACAAGACCACCGCCATCACCATCACTACCTCCATCTCCAACGTCAGCGTTACTTCAACATGATGGAGGTCAAGTGATGTGA
- the LOC143429369 gene encoding protein dispatched-like isoform X2, producing the protein MENKIVKMEVWWFSRVIAHHPYTILMAILIFSSTCLIVPLAIKKFPDFSDPQLGFEARGTILAQRLIAWQNLLEASKPKGQLIDNPLEYYYYAQQLNLQNLQSPIMPNHSWVGQGIVRKKPKSKKKGRKKYQTQVNGKEDEMDTVEVKDKWKELIELKNKNKLDIVKDYKNQDHIDSENFFCNLPSSAYARVVIGRSSKDTNLWSMEGVLAQCYIDAELRSNPHFPSLCQTQLEHNNLGQKCCRSWSPANYVALLSNRSSCLGVTENDLSRVETLLKRCIYYYKNRHLTSNCAEDLNCQRHVPVECYMHNAAYHLLHYLLDIDFISDYKQDPQNKLNSTLQYAMLFLPIAASSATLDFYRGLNNDGLSYGRFSVKGMQLGLKSILFDRLLVSDSILLLIGFTFVTFCIWAYTGSLLLTVTTITAVIFSLGISYALYTLVLHIKFFPFMNLLAIVVAVGIGADDAFIYCKIWERGKEQKIPDNGLVKLVQQTMKHAIPSMFVTSLTTAVAFFASVVSNVTAINCFSLFSGMTVLANFLLMITWLPACVVVSERFRLGVLSPVSFITRKIIRPLQQLGDKVATGFNAFLTRIVINFRWCWLLGLGIIAIVCCIIVFKYPGLQLPDSADFQLFDSSHPFEQYDLIYSRKFWFEKHETIDNGDVLPLRFVWGIKPIDNGNYLDPSLIGTPEWDESFDVSHPQSQVWLEKFCRDLRAQPFYRSTLGPLLPNCFIESLNNWMQRRCDDAIDSRINYMPCCNESKFPYNASTLQRCAAEANAELYRTPSYLWVRNGVSAGLKFFNEPNLTQIQILNETNSLTMPTLKIKALVVEYESIYNYSLSFSNMDQFFHEVETWMQNQLKSAPLGMRGGWFVSRLEFYELQRTLYEGTVWAMGVSLILALIVLAFVTFNPLISLYAIITIGAAITVTIAGLILLGWKLNVLESVAVSTAIGLTVDFSLHYVVSYKACTSEEREDRVKTALTQMGGPTLMASLTSGAAGALMLPSSVLAYIQIVLAIIGPSSHFAQFQYPRLNSVWNYVRKNKSGNVPDASTDSSRTRRKVKGKGMWSESTLSTSSTVCQFHCNEIETFTRPPPSPSLPPSPTSALLQHDGGQVM; encoded by the exons ATGGAAAATAAAATTGtcaagatggaagtgtggtggTTTTCTCGAGTGATAGCTCACCATCCTTATACCATTTTAATGGCGATACTTATTTTTTCTTCAACATGTTTGATTGTTCCCTTAGCCATTAAAAAGTTTCCAGACTTCTCTGATCCTCAATTA GGCTTTGAAGCAAGAGGCACAATATTAGCACAAAGGCTTATCGCTTGGCAAAATTTATTGGAAGCAAGTAAGCCGAAAGGACAGTTGATTGATAATCCTttagaatattattattatgcgCAACAACTAAATCTACAG AATTTACAGAGTCCTATTATGCCAAATCATAGTTGGGTTGGCCAGGGTATTGTCAGAAAGAAACCTAAAAGTAAGAAAAAGGGAAGAAAGAAATATCAAACACAAGTAAATGGTAAAGAGGATGAAATGGATACAGTTGAAGTTAAAGACAAATGGAAAGAATTGATTgagttaaaaaataaaaataaattggacATAGTTAAAGATTATAAAAACCAAGACCATATTGACAGTGAGAATTTTTTTTGTAATTTGCCATCTTCTGCTTATGCACGTGTGGTTATTGGTCGAAGTTCTAAAGATACTAACTTATGGTCAATGGAAGGTGTATTAGCACAATGTTATATAGATGCAGAGCTTAGATCAAATCCTCACTTTCCTTCTTTATGTCAGACGCAGTTAGAACATAACAATCTAGGACAGAAGTGTTGTAGAAGTTGGTCACCGGCAAATTACGTTGCGCTTTTATCCAACCGAAGTTCATGTTTGGGCGTGACGGAAAATGATCTTAGCCGCGTAGAAACCCTTTTGAAAAGATGCATTTATTATTACAAAAATCGTCACCTGACATCAAATTGTGCAGAAGATTTAAATTGTCAAAGACATGTTCCAGTTGAATGTTATATGCATAATGCAGCTTATCATTTATTGCATTACTTGTTAGATATTGATTTTATTTCGGATTAT AAACAAGATCCCCAAAATAAGTTAAATTCAACATTACAATATGCCATGTTATTTTTACCAATTGCTGCAAGTTCAGCCACTTTAGACTTTTATAGGGGATTAAACAATGATGGTTTATCCTATGGAAGATTTAGTGTAAAAGGAATGCAGCTAGGTTTAAAAAGTATATTGTTTGATCGATTATTAGTTTCAGATTCAATTTTATTGCTCATTGGTTTCACCTTTGTAACATTTTGTATATGGGCATATACTGGTTCCTTATTATTAACTGTTACGACTATTACTGCAGTTATTTTTAGTCTTGGCATTTCATATGCATTATATACTTTAGTTTTACATATCAAGTTTTTCCCGTTTATGAATCTGTTGGCAATTGTCGTTGCTGTAG GAATAGGTGCGGATGATGCATTTATATATTGTAAAATTTGGGAAAGAGGAAAAGAACAAAAGATACCAGATAATGGATTAGTTAAACTGGTGCAACAAACAATGAAGCATGCTATTCCGTCTATGTTTGTCACATCCTTAACTACCGCTGTAGCGTTTTTTGCATCAGTTGTTAGTAATGTTACTGCTATAAACTGCTTCAG TTTATTTTCCGGGATGACTGTTCTTGCAAATTTTCTGCTAATGATTACTTGGTTACCAGCATGCGTTGTGGTATCGGAACGATTCAGATTGGGTGTTTTGTCTCCCGTGAGTTTTATAACACGAAAAATTATTCGACCTTTACAACAATTGGGAGATAAAGTGGCAACGGGTTTCAACGCTTTTCTTACAAGGATAGTTATCAATTTTCGATGGTGTTGGTTGTTGGGCCtgggtataatagcaatagtatGTTGCATTATTGTTTTCAAGTATCCAGGCTTACAATTGCCTGATTCTGCTGATTTTCAATTATTTGATAGTTCTCATCCATTTGAACAATATGATTTAATATATTCTCGTAAATTCTGGTTTGAAAAACATGAAACG ATTGACAATGGAGATGTACTGCCACTGAGATTTGTATGGGGCATTAAACCAATCGATAATGGCAATTATTTAGATCCAAGTTTAATAGGTACACCAGAATGGGATGAATCTTTTGATGTATCTCATCCACAGTCACAAGTGTGGCTGGAAAAATTTTGTCGTGATTTGCGAGCTCAACCTTTCTATCGTAGTACTTTGGGACCTTTACTTCCTAATTGTTTTATTGAATCATTAAATAATTGGATGCAAAGACGCTGTGACGATGCTATCGACTCACGCATTAACTATATGCCGTGTTGTAATGAATCTAAATTTCCGTATAACGCTAGCACTTTACAACGATGTGCAGCTGAGGCAAATGCAGAATTATACCGCACACCTTCCTATCTGTGGGTTCGTAATGGTGTTTCTGCCGGTTTAAAATTCTTCAATGAACCTAACCTTACACAAATACAAatattaaatgaaacaaattccTTAACAATGCCAACACTTAAAATTAAAGCTCTAGTTGTCGAATATGAAAGCATATATAACTACAGTCTTTCTTTCTCAAATATGGATCAATTTTTTCACGAG GTAGAGACGTGGATGCAAAATCAATTAAAAAGTGCTCCACTAGGAATGCGTGGTGGTTGGTTTGTTAGTAGATTAGAATTTTATGAATTACAGCGAACATTATATGAAGGTACTGTTTGGGCAATGGGAGTTTCATTGATATTAGCTCTCATAGTGTTGGCATTCGTAACATTCAATCCTCTTATTAGTCTATATGCAATTATAACAATTGGTGCAGCAATTACAGTAACAATTGCCGGTTTGATTCTTCTTGGTTGGAAATTGAATGTTTTAGAAAGTGTTGCAGTGTCTACAGCAATAG GATTAACTGTAGATTTCAGTTTACACTATGTAGTAAGTTATAAAGCATGTACCTCTGAAGAAAGAGAGGACAGAGTAAAGACAGCTCTTACTCAAATGGGTGGTCCAACTTTAATGGCCTCTCTCACAAGTGGTGCCGCTGGTGCTCTTATGTTACCTTCATCTGTATTGGCATATATTCAAATTG TACTAGCAATTATTGGTCCATCATCCCATTTTGCTCAGTTTCAATATCCCAG ATTAAATTCAGTATGGAATTATGTCCGCAAAAACAAGTCTGGAAACGTGCCTGATGCAAGTACAGATAGCAGTAGGACTAGAAGAAAGGTTAAGGGAAAAGGGATGTGGTCAGAATCTACTTTAAGTACATCCAGTACCGTATGTCAATTCCATTGTAATGAAATAGAAACTTTTACAAGACCACCGCCATCACCATCACTACCTCCATCTCCAACGTCAGCGTTACTTCAACATGATGGAGGTCAAGTGATGTGA
- the LOC143429273 gene encoding uncharacterized protein LOC143429273, translated as MDQELIAKYENEKWDIINSPQFVDFSNYRNTSGSFVNKLTVIVSTPIPNDANGKHPNTITENHEDETLIASLRNISLSGIECESETSQTYIDQQENDENKYIIHKAKPIKFQTPNVTTKPDNKDKKSQNPAVYPFTFDLRQNHNTKSKQAQVKKILEDEEKVTVFRAKPLPKFIETRRKTSVNDNHKRKITNNNNKTNNNKNEVIKKHSELWKKPPLIPILPHKKTERAKTPPLRSAARALERKRFDQYLQEKERLNQQLKEMEIAAKKKQEQKEILELRQRITFKAKPIRKYKPDLPRVEKRPLTDPISPITLKRRRRIQ; from the exons ATGGATCAggagttaattgcgaagtatgaaAATGAGAAATGGGACATAATCAACTCTCCACAATTCGTGGATTTCTCCAATTATCGAAATACAAGCGGTTCATTCGTTA ATAAGTTGACTGTAATAGTAAGTACACCAATTCCTAATGATGCAAACGGGAAACATCCAAATACGATTACAGAGAATCATGAAGATGAAACATTAATTGC ATCTTTAAGAAATATTTCATTATCTGGCATAGAATGTGAATCTGAAACGAGTCAGACCTATATCGATCAACAGGAAAATGatgaaaacaaatatattattcataaagCCAAACCG ATAAAGTTTCAGACGCCGAATGTTACGACTAAACCCGATAACAAAGATAAAAAGTCGCAAAATCCTGCGGTCTATCCTTTCACTTTTGATCTACGACAAAATCACAACACTAAAAGTAAACAGGCACAAGTTAAGAAG ATCTTGGAAGATGAAGAGAAAGTAACAGTATTTCGTGCTAAACCTCTTCCAAAATTTATAGAGACTCGACGCAAAACAAGTGTAAACGATAATCATAAAAGAAAAATtactaacaataataataaaacaaaTAATAACAAGAATGAAGTGATTAAAAAACATAGTGAG CTTTGGAAAAAACCACCGCTTATACCGATTCTTCCACACAAGAAAACGGAAAGGGCAAAAACACCACCCTTGAGATCAGCGGCTCGAGCATTGGAGAGAAAGCGTTTTGATCAATACCTTCAAGAGAAAGAGCGACTAAATCAACAGCTAAAAGAAATG GAGATTGCTGCTAAGAAAAAACAAGAGCAGAAGGAAATTTTGGAATTAAGGCAACGAATTACCTTTAAAGCTAAGCCAATTCGAAAGTATAAACCAGATTTACCACGAGTGGAAAAACGACCATTAACTGATCCCATAAGTCCAATAACACTGAAACGGCGTCGTCGAATACAATaa
- the LOC143429274 gene encoding BBSome complex member BBS1-like produces MNFAKLWKLGLELKKKETRDNNSGLNQCSIILRAIIDILRALTFLWIQTFTTKYSVLIPFYRLGNLSNRSLNMIDLSSNWKQQYDKPSYYAIIAHWNIFLTDLKNLNVEEKFITCTVYGKEYPAEHNISGLGTSRWLEALWEPAARLYTLPNALDMLDVTGDGDVRLICTDLGTLNGVNSAKIRVYRGGDQVTEHNMVDLPCGMVGFYTENGEPRSSVLAVGVGSSVYIFKNMRPYFKYCLPHIDVHPKEREIWHKAGLDEELNVLTLADELDLLLKELGAGFISPRTLKFLSMDPNLRPSFAEQYRRVPLVKSNALTAISVIRKDSWNDPASGCLVLGTEFGEVLILDPRVFSVMDKHLLEWPPVAFACTGLWTGDGRIIIIGRDGKISALRRGKVVKHWEKLSSPAVAISALNNDGIAVTIMDGTLVGFSKKGIKLWDVHVPGAILDSVSLPVPQIGFSLLAVSTAGYGIRVYDGKHHVDTLKMMEPVSAMKYGRMGQEERTMAMVTVGGGLCVKILKRTADFSHNATSSFTLNDGSKFLIPKKTRLFVEQTIRERSEAKKIHTTFQQGLLRLQLAVAKKVVETLNNSQEAGPHPLTMEATVLGLGPNYQIRVLLTNISDDLSDTDMYIVCRSENTDVKPRVMDVPLLPSGIPIPLVVHAILKGRISGKVEVLLCRKSKARPITVTTVILPAAEEDIEV; encoded by the exons ATGAATTTT GCCAAGTTATGGAAACTTGGAttggaattaaaaaaaaaagaaacacgtgATAACAACAGTGGTTTAAACCAGTGCTCAATAATT TTGCGCGCGATCATTGATATTTTACGCGCGTTAACATTTCTATGGATACAAACGTTCACAACAAAGTACAGTGTATTGATACCCTTCTATCGTTTAGGAAATCTTTCAAACAGATCCCTCAACATGATCGATCTTTCTTCAAATTGGAAA CAACAATATGACAAACCATCATATTATGCTATTATAGCACATTGGAACATCTTTTTGACTGACTTAAAGAACTTAAACGTTGAAGAAAAGTTTATAACATGCACAGTTTACGGTAAGGAATATCC AGCCGAACATAATATCAGCGGTCTCGGTACCAGCCGATGGTTGGAAGCACTTTGGGAACCAGCAGCACGATTATACACATTACCAAATGCACTTGATATGCTTGATGTAACCGGGGATGGTGATGTTAGACTTATCTGCACCGATTTGGGGACACTCAATGGTGTCAACTCTGCTAAA ATTCGAGTTTACAGAGGGGGAGACCAGGTAACGGAGCATAACATGGTGGATCTACCCTGTGGGATGGTTGGCTTTTACACAGAGAACGGAGAACCTCGATCGTCTGTGCTGGCTGTTGGTGTCGGTTCCAGCGTTTACATTTTCAAAAATATGAGACCCTATTTTAAGTATTGCTTGCCGCACATTGACGTGCATCCAAAGGAACGAGAG ATTTGGCACAAGGCTGGACTGGACGAAGAATTAAACGTACTCACGTTAGCTGACGAACTGGATCTCTTATTAAAGGAACTCGGCGCAGGGTTCATCTCACCGCGTACGTTAAAATTCTTATCTATGGATCCAAATTTGAGGCCCAGCTTCGCTGAACAATATAGAAGAGTACCTCTTGTTAAGAGCAATGCGTTAACAGCGATCTCCGTGATTCGAAAAGACTCGTGGAATGACCCAGCGAGCGGTTGTCTTGTGCTGGGCACAGAATTTGGCGAAGTACTTATTCTAGATCCTCG AGTATTCTCCGTTATGGATAAGCATCTATTGGAATGGCCACCAGTTGCGTTTGCGTGTACAGGTTTATGGACAGGCGATGGAAGGATAATAATTATTGGAAGAGACGGTAAAATAAGTGCGTTAAGAAGGGGGAAAGTTGTGAAACATTGGGAAAAATTATCATCTCCAGCTGTAGCTATTTCAGCCCTCAATAATGACGGTATCGCTGTAACTATCATGGATGGCACTTTAGTCGGCTTCTCCAAGAAG GGCATCAAACTTTGGGACGTTCATGTTCCTGGCGCTATTTTGGACTCTGTAAGCCTTCCAGTACCACAAATCGGATTTTCTTTGCTCGCTGTGAGCACTGCTGGATACGGTATTCGCGTATACGATGGAAAGCATCACGTGGACACGTTGAAAATGATGGAACCAGTGTCTGCGATGAAG TATGGTAGAATGGGCCAAGAGGAACGAACGATGGCGATGGTCACCGTAGGCGGTGGGCTTTGCGTAAAAATTCTGAAACGTACGGCCGATTTTAGCCACAACGCGACGTCAAGTTTTACGTTAAATGACGGCTCTAAGTTTTTGATACCAAAGAAAACGCGACTATTTGTCGAGcaaacgatacgagagagatcaGAAGCGAAAAAGATTCATACTACTTTCCAACAAGGTCTCCTTCGGTTGCAATTAGCGGTAGCCAAGAAGGTTGTTGAAACTTTAAACAACAGCCAAGAAGCGGGTCCACATCCGCTTACCATGGAGGCCACCGTTTTAGGGTTGGGACCAAATTATCAAATTCGTGTTTTATTGACGAACATATCGGACGACCTGTCCGATACGGATATGTATATCGTTTGTAGGAGCGAAAACACGGATGTGAAACCACGAGTGATGGATGTGCCTTTGTTACCCAGCGGTATCCCGATTCCTTTGGTGGTACATGCAATTTTGAAAGGTAGAATATCGGGAAAAGTAGAAGTATTGCTGTGCAGAAAATCGAAGGCGAGACCAATCACTGTGACGACAGTGATACTGCCTGCTGCCGAAGAAGATATCGAAGTTTAA